GAAGCCTCTAGTTAAAAGTCGAAATTCCTCGAAAAATAAAGCTATTCAGTTATTGACAGAGCCTATACAGCAACTTATAATTAACCTGTAAATTGAAAGGGTTTTCACTTTTGGGTTATCACTTTATGTGATATTTTTTTGATGTATTGATAAAACGTTTAATCATTTTTTACTTAAATATATAGTTGGTTTTATTCCTATATTTTTTACATAATGATAAAACGTTTAATCAATTTTTTTATGCTGCAAAATTATATAAAAGGTGGGGAAAATGAATGAAAAAATCTTTGTCAGTAATACTAGTTTTCATGTTGATTGTGTTGGCTGCTTGCAGTAAACCTGGCAGCAGTTCAACGGGAGGAAATGAAGCAAGTTCTGATTCTTCGAATGACTCTAAACAGGAAAACAGCGCAGAGATAGAACCGGAGGATGGAGCCGAGCTGGTGATGTGGACAAATGGAGATGAAGAAGCAGAATGGTCCAAATTTGTTGCAGAAAAGTACACCGATAAATATGGGGTTCCTGTCAAAATTGAAGAGGTGAGCCATGTGGAGGCTGCCGGGAAACTGGAAACAGACGGACCAGCAGGGCTGGGTGGTGATGTATTTACCGGGGCACATGATCATGTAGGGACAATGAACGCAGCAGGACTAATTTATGAAAACTATTTTGCTGATGAATATAAACAGCGTTTCATGGAAGGAGCCATCACTGGAGTTTCTTCAAAGACAGATGAGGAGATGAAAGTTTATGGATATCCAGTTGGTATTGAAACAATAGGATTATTTTACAACCAAGATTTATTAGATGAGATGGGCTTTAAGCCGGCAGAAACGATGGATGAGCTTATTGACCAATCAAAGCAATTTATGGAAAAGAATCCTAAGTCATACGGATTTATGGTTGAGCCAGGCAACTATTATTTAGTGCATGGGTTTCTTGGAGGATACGGCGGTTATATCTTTGGTGAGGATAATACAAATCCAGAGGACATTGGTTTGAACGGGGAAGGCGGACTTAAAGCTGCAGAGCTGATGACAAAAATACATAATGAAATTCTGCCGCTTAAAAAAGAAGACATTACTGGTGATGTTATCAGTTCCCAGTTTAATGAAGGAAAGTTGCTGTACTATATAACAGGTCCATGGGCAGTAAAAGGGCATCAAGATGCTGGAATTAACTTTGGTGTTAAAACAATGCCTTTATTGGACAATGGGGAACATCCTCAAACCTTCTCAAGTGTTAAATCATTATTTGT
This DNA window, taken from Niallia sp. Man26, encodes the following:
- a CDS encoding maltose ABC transporter substrate-binding protein produces the protein MKKSLSVILVFMLIVLAACSKPGSSSTGGNEASSDSSNDSKQENSAEIEPEDGAELVMWTNGDEEAEWSKFVAEKYTDKYGVPVKIEEVSHVEAAGKLETDGPAGLGGDVFTGAHDHVGTMNAAGLIYENYFADEYKQRFMEGAITGVSSKTDEEMKVYGYPVGIETIGLFYNQDLLDEMGFKPAETMDELIDQSKQFMEKNPKSYGFMVEPGNYYLVHGFLGGYGGYIFGEDNTNPEDIGLNGEGGLKAAELMTKIHNEILPLKKEDITGDVISSQFNEGKLLYYITGPWAVKGHQDAGINFGVKTMPLLDNGEHPQTFSSVKSLFVNAYSKYPKAATLLAQFATSDEMLLERYEMTGQLPPVKTLMENETIKADEMNAAFLEQAQYSISMPNIPAMQHVWASMEVAFTALWNGQSEPKEALDKGVQQIKDAIASQTE